The following coding sequences lie in one Rutidosis leptorrhynchoides isolate AG116_Rl617_1_P2 chromosome 4, CSIRO_AGI_Rlap_v1, whole genome shotgun sequence genomic window:
- the LOC139839704 gene encoding protein Dr1 homolog: MDPIDIVGKTKEDASLPKATMTKIIKEMLPPDVRVARDTQDLLIECCVEFINLISSESNEVCGRDDKKTIAPEHVLKALEVLGFSEYIEDVYAAYEQHKLETMDTVRSGKCSNAAEMTEEQALAEQQRMFAEARARMNGVATTAKPPEVEPSLEANS, translated from the exons ATGGATCCTATAGATATTGTTGGCAAGACGAAAGAGGATGCTTCTTTACCAAAAG CTACGATGACTAAGATAATTAAGGAAATGTTGCCTCCAGATGTACGTGTTGCAAGAGATACTCAAGATTTATTAATTGAGTGTTGTGTTG AGTTCATTAATCTTATTTCATCCGAGTCAAACGAGGTTTGTGGGCGAGACGATAAAAAAACAATTGCACCAGAGCATGTACTCAAGGCATTAGAG GTTTTAGGTTTTAGCGAATACATAGAAGATGTTTATGCTGCATACGAACAACACAAACTTGAAACAATG GACACTGTGAGAAGTGGCAAGTGCTCAAATGCAGCAGAGATGACGGAAGAACAAGCATTAGCAGAGCAGCAGAGGATGTTTGCGGAAGCACGAGCTAGAATGAATGGGGTTGCAACCACAGCCAAGCCACCAGAAGTAGAACCTAGTTTGGAAGCCAACTCCTAG